A single genomic interval of Macadamia integrifolia cultivar HAES 741 chromosome 6, SCU_Mint_v3, whole genome shotgun sequence harbors:
- the LOC122081145 gene encoding uncharacterized protein LOC122081145: protein MAGGEHGHGEGAHGDFRAKVWTMTGGPNCRPKHWKRNTAIAMAGIFLICIPIAMKSAELEQRPHPPVHPIPSQLWCKNFGNKEY from the exons ATGGCGGGTGGAGAACACGGTCACGGAGAGGGAGCCCATGGAGACTTCAGAGCCAAGGTATGGACTATGACCGGTGGCCCAAACTGCAGGCCTAAGCACTGGAAGCGAAACACGGCTATCGCCATGGCTGGGATCTTTCTTATTTGCATTCCCATCGCTATGAAATCCGCAGAACTCGAG CAACGGCCTCATCCTCCTGTTCACCCAATTCCTTCACAGCTCTGGTGCAAGAATTTCGGAAATAAGGAATACTGA